In one Mycobacteroides chelonae genomic region, the following are encoded:
- a CDS encoding acyl-CoA dehydrogenase family protein, whose protein sequence is MELHETEERQDLRKAVAEIAKDFGHEYYLEKSLAGGKSTELWQAVGKQGFLGVNLSEQYGGGGGGIYDMQIVGEELAAAGCPLLMTVVSPTICGTIIQAFGSEELKQQWLPGIASGETIMAFAITEPDAGSNSHNISTTAKRDGDDWVINGTKYYISGVDEAEAILVVTRTSTNDSGRGLLSLLVVPTDVPGLTKSLIPVQAVTPEKQFTLFFDDVRVPAANLIGAENEGLRQVFMGLNPERIMGAALGNGIGRYALDKAADYARNRHVWGTPIGSHQGVSHPLAHAKIQVELARLMTQRAASLHDAGDPGSGEASNMAKYAAAEAGILALDQAIQTHGGNGMATEYGLATLWGPARLMRTAPISREMILNFVAQHSLKLPASY, encoded by the coding sequence ATGGAATTGCACGAGACAGAGGAACGTCAGGACCTGCGCAAGGCGGTCGCCGAGATCGCCAAGGACTTCGGACACGAGTACTACCTGGAAAAGTCGCTGGCCGGCGGGAAGAGCACCGAGCTGTGGCAGGCCGTGGGCAAACAGGGCTTCCTCGGGGTGAACCTTTCCGAGCAGTACGGCGGCGGCGGCGGCGGCATCTACGACATGCAGATCGTCGGTGAGGAGCTCGCCGCGGCGGGCTGCCCGCTGCTGATGACCGTCGTCTCGCCGACCATCTGCGGCACGATCATCCAGGCATTCGGCAGTGAGGAACTCAAGCAGCAGTGGCTGCCGGGCATCGCCAGCGGCGAGACGATCATGGCATTCGCGATCACCGAGCCGGACGCGGGCTCGAACTCGCACAACATCTCCACGACCGCGAAACGCGACGGCGACGACTGGGTCATCAACGGCACCAAGTACTACATTTCTGGTGTCGACGAAGCCGAAGCGATCCTGGTCGTCACCCGAACGTCTACCAACGACAGTGGTCGCGGACTACTCAGCTTGCTCGTCGTGCCCACCGATGTCCCCGGGCTCACCAAGTCACTCATCCCGGTGCAGGCGGTCACTCCAGAGAAGCAGTTCACTCTATTCTTCGATGACGTCCGCGTGCCGGCCGCCAACCTTATCGGCGCGGAGAACGAGGGCCTGCGCCAGGTCTTCATGGGCCTGAACCCGGAGCGAATCATGGGGGCGGCGCTCGGCAACGGCATCGGTCGCTACGCGCTGGATAAAGCCGCCGATTACGCCCGCAACCGCCACGTGTGGGGAACGCCGATCGGCTCGCACCAAGGCGTATCGCACCCGCTCGCCCACGCCAAGATCCAGGTTGAGCTGGCCCGGTTGATGACTCAGCGTGCCGCCTCCCTGCACGACGCCGGCGATCCGGGGTCGGGTGAGGCGTCGAACATGGCGAAATATGCCGCAGCCGAGGCGGGCATCCTGGCGCTCGACCAGGCGATTCAAACCCACGGCGGCAACGGCATGGCCACCGAGTACGGCCTCGCCACGTTGTGGGGTCCGGCCCGGCTCATGCGCACCGCGCCGATCAGCCGCGAAATGATCCTCAACTTCGTGGCGCAGCACAGCCTGAAACTGCCCGCGTCCTACTGA
- a CDS encoding biotin carboxylase N-terminal domain-containing protein, with protein MPKIRKVLVANRGEIARRVFRTCRDLGIATVAVYSDADADAWHVADADEAVHLPGSSAAETYLDIHRIIAAASLTGADAVHPGYGFLSENAGFARACAAADLVFIGPPPGAIDAMGSKLQAKKTMSDAGVPVLPGGDTTGLSAEQLAKLAADVGYPVLVKASAGGGGRGMRIVASPDELDEAVTSASREAAAAFADGTVFLERYVQRPRHVEIQIMADTHGNVVSLFERECSVQRRHQKVIEEAPSPVVDDALRARMSEAAIAAARAVGYVGAGTVEFVYDAAQDGKADSFAFLEMNTRLQVEHPVTELITGLDLVRAQLLVAMGRPLPEEMHNPRIRGHAVEARLCAEDPADDYRPCTGTLRTLDVPALAGVRVDSGFRAGSVISHYYDSLLAKVIAWAPTRDEALASLSAALAGARIHGVTTNRNLLVRVLRHDEFAGRGTDTGFLDRHDVAQLGAALPDTQSERLHAVAATVAGVAARRAVATLQATLPAGWRNNPSQPQTTTWQTQGGREVRVGYTLGSTGTCLQVDDEPLADVEVVEGSSERVVLRVDGVRRTYDVVLDGDVAHLDSVAGYSALRLAPRFVDPSTLNPPGSLTAPMPGSVIRLPVAEGETVSAGQTLVVLEAMKMEHTVASPIDGVLSALPVQVGHQVSSGDVLAVVEAVDGGEVASDATEL; from the coding sequence ATGCCCAAGATCCGCAAGGTCCTGGTCGCCAACCGTGGCGAGATCGCGCGGCGGGTGTTCCGCACTTGCCGCGATCTCGGGATCGCCACCGTCGCGGTCTATTCCGACGCCGACGCCGACGCGTGGCACGTCGCCGACGCCGACGAGGCCGTGCACCTTCCCGGCTCGTCTGCCGCCGAGACCTACCTCGACATCCACCGGATCATCGCCGCTGCCTCGCTCACCGGCGCGGACGCAGTACACCCCGGCTACGGCTTCCTTTCGGAAAACGCCGGGTTCGCGCGCGCCTGTGCCGCCGCCGACCTCGTCTTCATCGGTCCGCCGCCCGGGGCGATCGACGCGATGGGCTCGAAGCTGCAGGCCAAGAAGACGATGTCCGACGCGGGGGTGCCTGTGCTGCCCGGTGGCGACACGACGGGGCTATCGGCCGAGCAGCTGGCGAAGCTGGCCGCCGACGTCGGCTACCCCGTGCTGGTCAAGGCCAGCGCCGGCGGCGGTGGCCGAGGCATGCGCATTGTCGCGTCGCCGGACGAGCTCGACGAAGCGGTCACCTCCGCTTCGCGTGAGGCCGCCGCCGCGTTCGCCGACGGCACCGTCTTCCTCGAGCGTTACGTCCAGCGCCCACGCCACGTCGAGATCCAGATCATGGCCGACACGCACGGAAACGTCGTCTCTCTGTTCGAGCGCGAGTGCTCCGTGCAGCGTCGACACCAGAAGGTGATCGAGGAGGCGCCGTCACCGGTCGTCGACGACGCGTTGCGCGCTCGGATGAGCGAGGCCGCCATCGCCGCCGCGCGCGCCGTCGGCTACGTAGGCGCCGGGACGGTCGAGTTCGTCTACGACGCCGCTCAGGATGGCAAAGCCGACTCCTTCGCCTTCCTAGAGATGAACACCCGGCTGCAGGTCGAGCACCCGGTTACCGAGCTGATCACCGGCCTCGACCTGGTGCGTGCCCAGCTGCTCGTAGCCATGGGCCGCCCGCTGCCTGAGGAGATGCACAACCCGCGAATTCGCGGTCACGCGGTCGAGGCCCGGCTGTGCGCCGAGGATCCGGCCGATGACTACCGGCCCTGTACCGGCACCCTGCGCACCTTGGATGTCCCGGCGCTTGCCGGCGTGCGGGTTGACTCGGGTTTTCGTGCCGGTTCGGTCATCAGTCATTACTACGATTCGCTGCTGGCCAAGGTCATCGCGTGGGCACCAACGCGCGACGAGGCACTTGCCAGCCTCTCGGCGGCGCTGGCCGGCGCCCGTATTCACGGCGTGACCACCAATCGCAACCTGCTTGTTCGCGTCCTGCGCCATGACGAGTTCGCCGGGCGGGGCACCGACACTGGGTTCCTTGACCGACACGACGTCGCCCAACTCGGCGCTGCCCTCCCAGACACGCAGTCCGAGCGCCTGCACGCCGTCGCGGCGACCGTGGCCGGGGTGGCCGCGCGGCGTGCCGTCGCAACTCTGCAGGCCACGTTGCCCGCCGGCTGGCGCAACAACCCTTCGCAGCCGCAGACCACAACCTGGCAGACCCAGGGCGGGCGCGAAGTGCGCGTCGGGTACACGTTAGGTTCGACAGGGACCTGCCTGCAGGTCGACGACGAGCCGTTGGCCGACGTCGAGGTTGTCGAGGGCAGTAGCGAGCGGGTGGTGCTGCGCGTCGACGGGGTGCGCCGCACTTATGATGTCGTCCTCGACGGCGATGTTGCCCACCTCGACTCGGTCGCCGGCTACTCCGCCCTGCGGCTGGCGCCACGCTTCGTCGACCCGAGCACTCTGAACCCGCCCGGGTCGCTCACCGCGCCGATGCCGGGCTCGGTGATCCGACTACCGGTCGCCGAGGGCGAGACGGTGTCAGCCGGTCAAACGCTCGTCGTCCTGGAGGCGATGAAGATGGAGCACACCGTCGCGAGCCCGATCGACGGGGTGCTGAGCGCCCTGCCGGTCCAGGTCGGCCATCAGGTCTCGAGCGGTGACGTCCTCGCCGTGGTCGAGGCGGTGGACGGCGGTGAAGTGGCGTCGGACGCCACGGAGCTCTAA
- a CDS encoding acyl-CoA carboxylase subunit beta: MVQVLPDRVDDTAPGYLKNREGLSAQLDTIAEQLALVNGGGGAKYVARHRKRGKLLVRERIELMLDPDTAFLELCPFAAWGSKFPVGGSVVVGIGVVEGIESMIIAHDPTVRGGASNPYTFRKVFRGMAIARENRLPIINIVESGGADLPTQAEIFVPGGQLFHDLTQHSAAGLPTLALVFGNSTAGGAYVPGMCDYVVMVRNRSKVFLGGPPLVKMATGEVSDDESLGGADMHARTSGLADYMAEDEQDAIRIGRRIMARLNWRKNGPGPTTPPHPPVHDPDQLLGIASVDPKVPFDPRDVIARVVDGSAFDEFKPLYGTSLVTGWASIHGFPVGILANARGILFSEEAEKGSQFIQLANQIDTPLIFLQNTTGFMVGAEYEQGGIIKDGAKMINAVSNSTVPHVTITMGASYGAGNYGMCGRSYSPRFLFAWPNSKSAVMGPAQLAGVLSIVARESAADRGLPFDEQADAQMRAAVEEQIERESVALANSGRLYDDGIIDPRDTRTVLGFCLSVIHNGEVRGQRGYGVFRM; encoded by the coding sequence TTGGTACAGGTCCTGCCCGATCGGGTCGACGACACCGCGCCCGGCTATCTCAAGAACCGCGAAGGACTGAGCGCGCAACTCGACACCATCGCGGAGCAACTGGCGCTGGTCAACGGCGGCGGCGGCGCGAAATACGTTGCGCGCCACCGTAAGCGGGGCAAGCTGCTTGTCCGCGAGCGCATCGAGCTGATGCTCGACCCCGACACGGCGTTCCTCGAACTATGCCCCTTCGCCGCCTGGGGCAGTAAGTTCCCCGTCGGCGGTAGCGTGGTGGTAGGCATCGGCGTGGTCGAGGGCATCGAGTCGATGATCATCGCCCACGACCCCACCGTCCGCGGCGGCGCATCGAACCCTTATACCTTCCGCAAGGTGTTCCGCGGCATGGCCATCGCGCGGGAGAACCGACTGCCCATCATCAACATCGTCGAATCTGGCGGCGCCGACCTGCCCACACAGGCAGAGATCTTCGTGCCCGGCGGACAGCTGTTCCACGACTTGACCCAGCACAGCGCAGCGGGGCTGCCGACACTGGCCCTGGTCTTCGGCAACTCGACCGCGGGAGGTGCGTACGTCCCGGGCATGTGCGACTACGTCGTGATGGTGCGCAACCGTTCCAAGGTGTTCCTCGGCGGTCCGCCGCTGGTCAAGATGGCCACGGGCGAGGTCTCCGATGACGAGTCGCTCGGCGGCGCCGACATGCACGCCCGCACCTCGGGGCTGGCCGATTACATGGCCGAGGACGAGCAGGATGCGATCCGCATCGGCCGTCGCATCATGGCGCGGCTCAACTGGCGGAAGAACGGCCCCGGACCCACCACGCCGCCGCACCCACCGGTGCACGACCCCGATCAGCTGCTCGGCATCGCGTCGGTCGATCCGAAGGTGCCCTTCGACCCCCGCGACGTCATCGCCCGAGTGGTCGACGGCTCGGCCTTCGACGAGTTCAAACCTCTCTACGGCACGTCACTCGTCACCGGCTGGGCCTCGATCCACGGCTTCCCGGTCGGCATCCTCGCAAACGCACGGGGCATCCTGTTCAGTGAGGAGGCCGAGAAAGGTTCGCAGTTCATCCAACTGGCAAATCAGATCGACACCCCCCTCATCTTCCTGCAGAACACCACCGGTTTCATGGTCGGTGCCGAGTACGAACAGGGCGGCATCATCAAGGACGGCGCCAAGATGATCAACGCCGTATCAAACAGCACGGTCCCCCACGTGACCATCACCATGGGTGCGTCCTACGGTGCCGGGAACTACGGCATGTGCGGGCGATCGTACTCACCGCGTTTCCTATTCGCTTGGCCTAACTCGAAGTCGGCCGTGATGGGTCCGGCGCAACTGGCCGGAGTGCTGTCCATCGTGGCGCGCGAGTCCGCCGCCGACCGCGGGCTGCCCTTCGACGAGCAGGCCGACGCCCAGATGCGCGCCGCCGTCGAGGAACAGATCGAGCGCGAATCCGTCGCACTGGCCAACAGCGGCCGACTTTACGACGACGGGATCATCGATCCCCGCGATACGCGGACCGTTCTCGGGTTCTGCCTGTCGGTGATCCACAACGGCGAGGTCCGTGGCCAGCGTGGCTACGGCGTGTTCCGGATGTGA
- a CDS encoding TetR/AcrR family transcriptional regulator, with amino-acid sequence MSPARVYGGLSATQRDAQRRVMLIDAAVSIMGTHGATACTVTAVCAKSGVTSRYFYQQFRDRDALLRAVFAKISTTFQAVITSAIPDDTVAPQELAYAPIKALVQVIENDPRMARILFVESGAEPLLRQLRSDLMTDFAELVLREARLHLDIPSDVLQVADLAATYGVGGLFEILRRWIDGQLNLSTEMLIEHCAGFLGILGLYTLGQAPDQAAPPLAKAEETR; translated from the coding sequence ATGAGTCCAGCACGTGTCTATGGCGGGCTGTCCGCAACTCAACGCGATGCACAGCGTCGCGTGATGTTGATTGATGCCGCGGTCTCAATCATGGGCACCCACGGAGCTACCGCGTGCACCGTGACCGCCGTGTGTGCGAAATCAGGAGTGACGAGCCGGTACTTCTACCAACAGTTTCGCGATCGAGACGCGCTCTTGCGTGCGGTATTTGCCAAGATCTCCACTACCTTCCAAGCGGTGATAACCAGCGCCATTCCGGACGACACGGTTGCTCCTCAAGAACTGGCTTACGCTCCGATCAAGGCCCTGGTTCAGGTGATCGAGAACGATCCCCGCATGGCCCGCATACTGTTTGTCGAGTCGGGCGCAGAACCCCTCCTTCGGCAGCTGCGAAGCGATCTGATGACCGATTTTGCGGAGCTGGTGCTCAGAGAGGCCCGCTTGCACCTCGATATACCCAGCGATGTGCTCCAAGTCGCAGATCTCGCCGCTACCTACGGTGTCGGGGGCCTGTTCGAGATACTCCGTCGCTGGATAGATGGACAACTGAACCTCTCGACTGAAATGCTCATCGAGCACTGTGCGGGTTTTCTCGGCATTCTCGGCCTGTATACCCTCGGACAGGCGCCTGATCAGGCCGCTCCGCCGCTGGCCAAAGCCGAGGAGACCCGATAG
- a CDS encoding metal-dependent hydrolase, whose amino-acid sequence MSDDQAPTPTRVLPKPRRVRFPMPTSTKRQHFVDGDLVMSHFISVLSATFPEGEDFFIRSVRNFQSSIDDPQLETAVKGFIGQEATHRHQHRLLNERLQVMGYPTARIDRHVGRLIKRLERRFSPEMRLSMTSALEHYTATLAEIILTSEDAQKLIGQTEVRPILLWHAFEESEHKAVAFDVYRLVGATERTRVRGMRIASVILFGELILQTALSMAADRASYNPVTLVRSLYRFSRTPMFTADALRRFRSYNRPGFHPDDWDSAAVLEHWSKELFDQDGSQRVIASSG is encoded by the coding sequence ATGTCGGACGATCAAGCCCCGACCCCGACCCGGGTGCTGCCAAAACCCAGGCGCGTTCGGTTTCCGATGCCGACCTCCACGAAGCGGCAACATTTTGTCGATGGCGACCTGGTGATGAGCCATTTCATCTCGGTGCTTTCTGCGACGTTCCCGGAAGGCGAGGATTTCTTCATCCGCTCGGTCAGGAACTTCCAGAGTTCCATCGACGATCCCCAACTAGAGACAGCGGTCAAGGGTTTCATCGGACAAGAGGCCACACATCGACACCAGCATCGTCTCCTAAACGAGCGACTCCAGGTCATGGGTTATCCGACCGCGCGAATCGACCGTCATGTCGGACGCTTGATCAAGCGATTGGAACGGCGCTTTTCGCCGGAAATGCGGCTGTCCATGACCTCCGCGTTGGAGCACTACACCGCTACGCTGGCAGAAATCATTCTTACCAGCGAAGACGCCCAGAAGCTCATCGGCCAGACAGAGGTTCGACCGATTCTGCTGTGGCATGCCTTCGAGGAGTCGGAGCACAAAGCGGTTGCCTTTGATGTCTATCGGCTGGTGGGAGCAACCGAGCGCACCCGTGTACGGGGCATGCGGATCGCTTCAGTAATTCTGTTCGGCGAGCTCATTCTGCAGACTGCCTTGTCTATGGCCGCTGATAGAGCCTCATATAACCCGGTCACCCTGGTGCGCAGTCTGTACCGCTTTAGTCGCACCCCGATGTTCACCGCCGATGCGCTGCGGCGTTTCCGTTCCTACAATCGCCCGGGTTTCCATCCTGATGATTGGGACAGCGCCGCGGTCCTGGAGCATTGGAGCAAAGAACTGTTCGACCAAGACGGTTCACAGCGAGTTATCGCTTCGTCGGGATAG
- a CDS encoding TetR/AcrR family transcriptional regulator, giving the protein MIEAATEIWSESGWAAVTMRGVCARTGLNDRYFYEGFKTRDELLVAAWDGVRNDMLGEVAALFNERANRPPIETITAAITIVVDRIARDPGRARILLAQHVGSSPLQDRRAVALQEATQLVVEASRPHLRQDADEIALRMDTLIAVGGFVEVITAWHSGLLAVTEKEVVAHTSRLAETLAQRYVISD; this is encoded by the coding sequence TTGATCGAGGCCGCAACCGAGATTTGGAGTGAGAGCGGTTGGGCCGCGGTCACTATGCGCGGCGTATGCGCCCGCACAGGGCTGAACGATCGATACTTCTACGAGGGCTTCAAGACGCGCGATGAGCTGCTCGTTGCTGCGTGGGATGGCGTCCGCAATGACATGCTCGGCGAGGTCGCCGCGCTCTTCAACGAGCGTGCGAATCGGCCGCCGATCGAAACCATCACCGCGGCGATCACCATCGTGGTCGACCGGATCGCACGCGATCCCGGCCGGGCACGCATCCTCCTCGCTCAGCATGTCGGTAGCTCACCGCTACAAGACCGCCGCGCCGTGGCGCTACAGGAAGCAACGCAGTTGGTCGTTGAGGCAAGCCGGCCACACCTCCGACAAGATGCCGACGAGATAGCCCTTCGCATGGACACCCTGATCGCTGTCGGGGGATTCGTCGAAGTCATCACCGCCTGGCACTCCGGTTTGCTTGCGGTGACCGAGAAAGAAGTGGTCGCGCACACCAGCAGACTTGCTGAAACCCTGGCTCAACGCTATGTCATCAGCGACTGA
- a CDS encoding SDR family NAD(P)-dependent oxidoreductase, with protein sequence MRLLPFGGAPGRTHRADAVVTGAGSGIGRAFAVELARRGGRVVCADKDPVTAKESAELVRQAGGEGFDIECDVTDLEQVRNLADVSEDWFEKAASLVINNAGIGAGGNRIGATSIEDWNAAISVNLWGVIYGCETFVPRLRSNGHGGVINVASAASFGSAPRMAAYNVSKAGVLALSETLAAELSGTDINVTVLCPTFVKTNIVNNPQIDEAAARLAANLMKWTGISPQHVARTTLNAHDRGQIYVVPQLDAKVLWQLKRALPGPFTRTLGLVERMASWNDSAE encoded by the coding sequence ATGAGATTGCTGCCCTTCGGCGGCGCACCAGGCAGAACGCACCGCGCCGATGCAGTCGTCACGGGCGCAGGAAGCGGTATCGGCCGCGCATTCGCCGTGGAGCTTGCGCGCCGAGGTGGACGCGTGGTGTGCGCCGACAAAGATCCCGTCACTGCAAAAGAGTCGGCAGAGTTGGTGAGGCAGGCTGGCGGCGAGGGCTTCGACATCGAATGCGATGTCACCGATCTTGAGCAGGTCCGCAACCTCGCTGATGTGAGCGAAGACTGGTTCGAGAAGGCTGCGAGCCTCGTCATCAACAACGCCGGAATCGGTGCGGGCGGCAACCGCATCGGCGCGACGTCGATCGAGGACTGGAACGCGGCGATTTCTGTCAACCTCTGGGGCGTTATCTACGGCTGCGAGACTTTTGTGCCTCGGCTCCGCAGCAATGGGCATGGCGGAGTCATCAATGTGGCGTCGGCAGCGAGCTTTGGCTCGGCCCCTCGGATGGCGGCTTACAACGTGAGCAAGGCCGGGGTGCTCGCTCTGTCGGAGACATTGGCGGCCGAACTGAGCGGTACTGACATCAACGTCACAGTGCTTTGCCCCACCTTCGTGAAGACGAACATCGTCAACAATCCTCAAATCGACGAGGCGGCTGCAAGACTCGCGGCCAACCTGATGAAATGGACCGGCATTTCGCCACAGCACGTTGCTCGAACGACGTTGAACGCGCACGATCGCGGACAAATTTATGTAGTACCCCAACTCGATGCCAAAGTCTTGTGGCAACTCAAGAGAGCCCTACCCGGCCCCTTTACTCGCACGCTGGGCCTCGTGGAGCGCATGGCCTCATGGAACGATTCAGCCGAGTAG